One Rosettibacter firmus genomic window carries:
- a CDS encoding T9SS type A sorting domain-containing protein — protein sequence MTFKNHFLILLTFCSIYYAQSIYRTDTLITLINGFEDKYGNSHIYYQINQKSFYQEVDTTFLTLYVYDTKNQLEQKLFNSYEVNYNISQNSFKKSIVDFYCLDDELQKYIVLYNLYTSTDTSVVLLNYDGQEYHIDNGSAYFMQLINDTIWINLNNKIYFSSDYGKNWDTINNASSGYYLLSISPFNTNITFYSKDGRLYKSSNRGNVVELVHDDDYWYDDVKMYYEKDKKHIYAITANYDHKDLLISDNYGEAGSWKAVKKFLTENSTMVIDDSIAGQIYYSTYDEIYFSTDFGLSFKLLTKLSEQINGLYKKPGTNILYCSTKNKIYEIKYDDNGVLSQKVLKVFYPGEVLKLYPLATGNKWIYHEVGWAADIYLHPINDFKTIEVISDTIINNIRFYKIKEREFIHYETIDSSNGKIYIAYFDGDNINYFNERNLNALPGDDFSRGMVREIADSVKYIFGKNRFDRKFYINSLDVIFQEYVDGIGLYREERSFDFGYTISVLKGFIIDGVLYGDTTKVDVKDEKEKIPKDYILYQNYPNPFNSETIITFSIPKHEHVILKIYDVLGREISTLFNKELEAGFHEFKFNAQNYYSGIYFYKIKAGNFSDTRKMILLK from the coding sequence ATGACATTTAAAAATCATTTCTTAATTCTTCTTACTTTTTGCTCTATATATTATGCTCAATCTATTTATAGAACAGATACTCTAATTACTCTTATAAATGGATTTGAAGACAAATATGGTAACTCTCATATTTACTACCAGATTAATCAGAAAAGTTTTTATCAAGAAGTTGATACAACTTTTTTGACATTGTATGTTTATGATACTAAGAATCAATTGGAACAAAAGCTTTTTAATTCTTATGAAGTTAATTACAATATTTCACAAAATTCATTTAAAAAGTCTATTGTTGATTTTTATTGTCTTGATGATGAGTTACAAAAATATATTGTTCTGTATAATTTATATACTTCCACTGATACATCTGTGGTTTTATTAAATTATGATGGACAGGAATATCACATTGACAATGGTTCAGCTTATTTTATGCAGTTAATAAATGATACAATCTGGATTAACCTGAACAACAAAATTTATTTTAGTAGTGATTATGGTAAAAACTGGGATACCATAAATAATGCTTCTTCTGGTTATTATTTATTATCAATATCTCCATTTAATACTAATATTACATTTTATAGTAAGGATGGAAGATTATATAAATCTTCTAATAGAGGTAATGTAGTTGAATTAGTTCACGATGATGATTACTGGTATGATGATGTGAAAATGTATTACGAAAAAGATAAAAAACATATATATGCAATTACTGCAAATTATGATCATAAAGACCTGCTAATTTCTGATAATTATGGTGAGGCGGGAAGCTGGAAAGCTGTAAAAAAGTTTTTAACTGAAAATTCTACAATGGTTATCGATGATTCAATTGCTGGGCAAATTTATTACTCAACATATGATGAAATTTATTTTTCCACAGATTTTGGACTAAGTTTCAAATTATTAACAAAATTATCAGAACAAATTAATGGGCTATATAAAAAACCTGGAACAAATATTTTGTATTGTTCTACAAAAAATAAAATATATGAAATTAAGTATGACGATAATGGCGTATTATCACAAAAAGTACTGAAAGTATTCTATCCAGGAGAAGTTTTAAAACTTTATCCTTTAGCAACTGGGAATAAATGGATTTATCATGAAGTTGGATGGGCGGCAGATATTTACTTGCATCCTATAAATGATTTTAAAACTATAGAAGTAATAAGTGATACTATAATAAACAATATTCGTTTTTATAAAATTAAAGAAAGAGAGTTTATTCATTATGAAACAATTGATAGTTCAAATGGGAAAATATATATTGCTTATTTTGATGGAGATAACATAAATTATTTTAATGAAAGAAACCTGAATGCTTTACCAGGGGATGATTTTTCAAGAGGGATGGTTAGAGAAATAGCTGATTCAGTAAAATATATATTTGGTAAAAATCGATTTGATAGAAAGTTTTATATAAATTCATTAGATGTTATTTTTCAAGAGTATGTAGATGGAATAGGTTTATATAGAGAGGAAAGATCATTTGATTTTGGTTATACAATATCTGTTTTAAAAGGCTTTATCATTGATGGTGTTTTATATGGTGATACTACAAAAGTTGATGTAAAAGATGAAAAAGAAAAAATTCCTAAGGATTATATCCTTTATCAAAATTATCCCAATCCTTTTAATTCAGAAACAATTATAACATTTTCTATACCGAAACATGAACATGTGATATTAAAAATTTATGATGTGCTCGGAAGAGAAATATCAACTCTTTTTAATAAAGAATTAGAAGCAGGTTTTCATGAATTTAAATTTAATGCACAAAATTATTATAGTGGTATTTATTTCTATAAAATTAAAGCAGGAAATTTTTCTGATACAAGAAAAATGATATTATTAAAATAA
- a CDS encoding ligand-binding sensor domain-containing protein, which produces MIRKILSTIFFILLAINLTFSQNPEWIYFTAWKNEVYVIAIEGDNIWIGTNLGLIKANMFTALRGENINYNRSNSVLPGYYVFAIAIDSQGNKWIGTDGGLVKFDGVSWTVYNTSNLYLPSSSVYAIVIDSQGNKWIGTDGGLVKFDGVNWTVYNRLNSGLPDNRVRAIAIDSQGNKWIGTDGGGLAKFNGVNWTVYNPSNSGLPDDDVNAIAIDSQGNKWIGTDGGGLAKFDGINWTVYKTSNSGLLGNWVIAITIDSQGNKWIGTLGGGLAKFDGINWTVYNTSNSGLPGNRVSAITIDSQGNKWIGTDGGGLAKFDGVNWTVYNSSNSGLPNDDVIEIAIDTQGNEWIGTYRGGLAKFDGVSWVVYNTSNSGLPNDDVTEIAIDTQGNKWIGTNGGLAKFDGVSWTVYNKSNSSLLSNWVKAISIDSEGNKWIGVDVGGIAKFDGVSWTVYNKSNSGLPSDLVNAIAIDSQGNKWIGTWEGLAKFDGVNWTVYNTLNSGLPDNYVNEIAIDSQGDKWIGTWGGGLAKFDGVNWTVYYTLNSGLPDNDVNAIVIDSQGDKWIGTDGGGLAKFDGVNWTVYNTSNSSLLGNWVKAISIDSEGNKWIGTFDGGLTVYREGGVILNVDAKEENTVPKKFSLYQNYPNPFNSSTIIEFELADISNVKLELYDVLGRKLRTIISNELQAGRHQFRFDAADLPSGIYFYVLSTNKFIESKKMMLIK; this is translated from the coding sequence ATGATAAGAAAAATATTATCAACAATTTTTTTTATTCTTTTAGCAATTAATCTTACATTTTCACAAAATCCTGAGTGGATTTATTTCACTGCATGGAAAAATGAAGTGTACGTAATTGCTATTGAGGGAGATAACATTTGGATTGGGACAAATTTGGGTTTAATTAAAGCAAATATGTTTACAGCACTTAGGGGAGAAAATATTAACTATAACAGGTCAAATTCAGTTTTGCCAGGTTATTATGTTTTTGCAATAGCCATAGATTCACAGGGGAACAAATGGATTGGGACAGATGGAGGCTTAGTAAAGTTTGATGGAGTAAGCTGGACTGTTTATAACACATCAAATCTATATCTGCCATCTAGTAGTGTTTATGCAATAGTCATAGATTCACAGGGGAACAAATGGATTGGGACAGATGGTGGCTTAGTAAAGTTTGATGGAGTTAACTGGACTGTTTATAACAGATTAAATTCAGGTCTGCCAGATAATAGAGTTAGGGCAATAGCCATAGATTCACAGGGGAACAAATGGATTGGGACAGATGGTGGAGGCTTAGCAAAGTTTAATGGAGTTAACTGGACTGTTTATAACCCATCAAATTCAGGTCTGCCAGATGATGATGTTAATGCAATAGCCATAGATTCACAGGGGAATAAATGGATTGGGACAGATGGTGGAGGCTTGGCAAAGTTTGATGGAATAAACTGGACTGTTTATAAAACATCAAATTCAGGTCTGCTAGGTAATTGGGTTATTGCAATAACCATAGATTCACAGGGGAACAAATGGATTGGGACTTTGGGTGGAGGCTTAGCAAAGTTTGATGGAATAAACTGGACTGTTTATAACACTTCAAATTCAGGCCTCCCAGGTAATAGAGTTAGTGCAATAACCATAGATTCACAGGGGAACAAATGGATTGGGACAGATGGTGGAGGCTTAGCAAAGTTTGATGGAGTAAACTGGACTGTTTATAATTCATCAAATTCAGGTCTCCCAAATGATGATGTAATTGAAATAGCCATAGATACCCAGGGAAACGAATGGATTGGAACATATAGAGGAGGCTTAGCAAAATTTGATGGAGTTAGCTGGGTTGTTTATAACACATCAAATTCAGGTCTCCCAAATGATGATGTAACTGAAATAGCCATAGATACCCAGGGCAACAAATGGATAGGGACAAATGGAGGCTTGGCAAAGTTTGATGGAGTAAGCTGGACTGTTTATAACAAATCAAATTCAAGTTTGCTAAGTAATTGGGTTAAGGCAATATCTATAGATTCAGAGGGGAACAAATGGATTGGGGTAGATGTTGGAGGTATAGCAAAGTTTGATGGAGTAAGCTGGACTGTTTATAACAAATCAAATTCAGGTCTACCAAGTGATTTGGTTAATGCAATAGCCATAGATTCACAGGGGAACAAATGGATTGGGACATGGGAAGGCTTAGCAAAGTTTGATGGAGTAAACTGGACTGTTTATAACACATTAAATTCAGGTCTGCCAGATAATTATGTTAATGAAATAGCCATAGATTCGCAGGGGGACAAATGGATTGGGACTTGGGGTGGAGGCTTAGCAAAGTTTGATGGAGTAAACTGGACTGTTTATTACACATTAAATTCAGGTCTGCCAGATAATGATGTTAATGCAATAGTCATAGATTCGCAGGGGGACAAATGGATTGGGACAGATGGTGGAGGCTTAGCAAAGTTTGATGGAGTAAACTGGACTGTTTATAACACATCAAATTCAAGTTTGCTAGGTAATTGGGTTAAGGCAATATCCATAGATTCAGAGGGGAACAAATGGATTGGGACTTTTGATGGAGGTCTTACGGTGTATCGCGAGGGTGGAGTAATTCTTAATGTTGATGCGAAGGAAGAAAATACTGTACCAAAGAAATTTTCACTATATCAAAATTATCCTAATCCATTTAATTCAAGTACAATAATTGAGTTTGAACTCGCAGATATTTCTAATGTTAAACTTGAGTTATATGATGTATTGGGGAGAAAGTTAAGAACAATTATTTCAAATGAACTTCAAGCTGGAAGACACCAGTTTAGATTTGATGCTGCTGATTTACCAAGTGGAATTTACTTTTATGTTTTATCAACTAATAAATTTATTGAATCAAAAAAGATGATGTTGATTAAATAA
- a CDS encoding ComEA family DNA-binding protein, which produces MRFIKFTLMLLLPFSPLYSQNDTIENNINLQSLIEESSNEEVESQIFESIEDLINNPIDINTATIDQLIQIPFLDFNTARAIIDYKNTNGNFNSLNELYRINKLNDQIIEKIIPFLKIENKNKEILSSIKNVLINGKLNFRTRIINNFQTPEGFLENKYSGSKQKLYSRLLFISDNYFRAGFISEKDAGEKSYLDYYSFHLQFKKVSFISNLTFGDYNIEFGQGLALWSPYSYSKGIDAVNFVNKNPHDIKLNTGTNENKFLRGIAFNINLKSLRLTPFFSKNYLDASLDSTTNKINSLITDGYHRTKTEETRKNNVEENIVGISSEYSINNNKFGILYYNSKLNHEFDEHKFFISSRSNDYYSFSYSTFIKQLNISGELTYHNSLIATINNILISIGKNLSLIFSFRNYPEKFFSMHGYSFGEKSYVQNEAGFYSGINFSTALGNFNIYYDQFRYFRSSNSFAYPLKGYEFLLFYDYKPFKQIEIRFKYKIKKKEEEVIIDNFTSLQPFKNENIRIEVLFNQSNKLKLRTRIESIMLKRYNFANEKGLLLFEDIQYKLKNNFYLNGRIVFFKTDSYDSRIYEYENDLTGLVTIPALYGEGMRWYVLLKYKTNFGLNISVKYSELFKPNEKNLGSGYNLINKNLDNGISLQLDLMF; this is translated from the coding sequence ATGAGATTTATAAAATTTACTTTAATGTTACTCTTACCATTCTCACCTTTATACTCGCAAAATGATACTATCGAGAATAATATCAATTTACAATCGTTAATAGAAGAATCATCAAATGAAGAAGTAGAATCTCAAATATTTGAATCAATAGAAGATTTAATCAATAATCCAATTGATATTAATACAGCAACTATTGATCAACTAATACAAATTCCCTTTTTAGATTTTAATACAGCCAGAGCAATAATTGATTATAAAAATACAAATGGAAATTTTAATTCTCTTAACGAACTTTATCGCATAAATAAACTAAACGATCAAATAATTGAAAAAATTATTCCTTTCTTAAAAATTGAGAATAAAAACAAGGAAATATTATCTTCGATTAAAAATGTTTTAATAAATGGGAAATTAAATTTTCGCACAAGAATTATTAACAACTTTCAAACTCCAGAAGGATTTCTGGAAAATAAATACTCTGGTAGTAAACAAAAATTATATAGTAGACTCCTATTCATTTCGGATAATTACTTTCGTGCAGGATTTATATCTGAAAAAGATGCAGGAGAAAAATCATATCTGGATTATTATTCTTTCCACTTACAATTTAAAAAAGTATCGTTTATATCTAATTTAACTTTTGGAGATTATAATATTGAATTCGGTCAAGGTTTAGCATTATGGAGTCCATACTCATATTCAAAAGGAATTGATGCTGTAAATTTCGTTAACAAAAATCCACATGATATTAAACTTAATACAGGAACAAATGAAAATAAATTTTTACGTGGTATTGCATTTAATATTAATCTAAAATCTTTGAGACTTACTCCTTTCTTCTCTAAAAATTATTTAGATGCTTCTCTCGATAGCACAACCAATAAAATTAATTCATTAATTACAGATGGATATCATAGAACTAAAACAGAAGAAACAAGAAAAAATAATGTAGAAGAAAATATTGTTGGAATTTCTTCTGAATATTCTATCAATAATAATAAATTTGGGATTTTATATTACAACTCAAAATTAAACCATGAATTTGATGAACATAAATTTTTTATTTCGTCCAGATCAAATGATTACTATTCATTTAGCTATTCTACATTCATAAAGCAATTGAATATAAGTGGTGAATTAACTTATCATAATTCTTTAATTGCAACAATTAATAACATATTAATCAGCATTGGCAAAAATCTATCTCTGATATTTTCATTTAGAAATTATCCAGAAAAATTTTTTAGCATGCATGGATATTCATTTGGAGAAAAATCATATGTACAAAACGAAGCAGGATTTTATTCTGGAATAAACTTTTCGACTGCACTTGGAAACTTTAATATATATTATGATCAATTTAGATATTTCAGATCAAGCAATTCATTTGCCTATCCTCTTAAAGGATATGAGTTTCTTCTATTTTATGATTACAAACCATTCAAACAAATTGAAATAAGATTTAAATATAAAATCAAGAAAAAAGAAGAAGAAGTTATAATTGATAATTTTACTTCTCTTCAACCATTTAAAAATGAAAATATCCGAATAGAAGTTTTATTTAATCAATCAAACAAATTGAAATTAAGAACCAGAATCGAATCAATTATGCTTAAAAGATACAACTTTGCAAATGAAAAAGGTTTATTACTTTTTGAAGATATTCAGTATAAACTAAAAAATAATTTTTATCTTAATGGAAGAATTGTCTTTTTCAAAACAGATTCATATGATTCAAGAATTTATGAATATGAAAATGACTTAACTGGTCTTGTAACAATACCTGCACTTTATGGCGAAGGGATGCGGTGGTATGTATTATTAAAATATAAGACTAATTTTGGATTAAACATTTCAGTAAAATATTCCGAACTGTTTAAACCAAATGAAAAGAATTTAGGCAGTGGATACAATTTAATTAATAAAAATCTAGATAATGGAATATCTCTACAACTCGATTTAATGTTTTAA
- a CDS encoding DUF4835 family protein, with the protein MKKVLFILSFIIAVYNLKAQELDATVTVNFEQLPVAAKERLENFANQVSNYLNNTKFTKGNWEGDKIKCNFNIFFLTASDETTYMAQLVVTSQRPIEGTEKNSLMLNILDNAWNFKYEKNQAMYFNQTDFDPLVSLLDFYAYIIIGFDLDSYYKLGGSEYFSKALEITIRGANSPFGEGWQSKGTLYNRRGLAENLVNAKYQQFRMDFFDYHYNGLDLFESEPETAMKNIVKLIKNLEKVRDQIDTRSVLLKVFFDAKAGEIVEYLKNYPDKSIFETLKKIDPPHIAKYEEALK; encoded by the coding sequence ATGAAGAAGGTACTCTTTATATTAAGTTTTATAATTGCTGTTTATAATTTAAAAGCACAGGAGCTCGATGCTACTGTAACAGTAAATTTTGAACAACTTCCTGTGGCTGCTAAAGAAAGACTCGAAAACTTTGCCAATCAAGTAAGTAACTATTTAAATAATACAAAATTTACAAAAGGGAACTGGGAAGGTGATAAGATAAAATGTAACTTTAACATTTTTTTCTTAACTGCGAGTGACGAAACAACCTACATGGCTCAACTTGTTGTTACAAGTCAACGACCAATAGAAGGAACAGAAAAAAATTCTCTTATGCTTAATATTTTAGATAATGCATGGAATTTTAAGTACGAGAAAAATCAAGCAATGTATTTTAATCAAACTGATTTTGATCCACTTGTAAGTTTATTGGATTTTTATGCATATATTATTATTGGCTTTGATCTGGATTCATATTACAAATTGGGAGGTTCGGAATATTTTTCTAAAGCATTGGAGATAACAATTAGAGGTGCAAATAGTCCTTTTGGTGAAGGATGGCAATCTAAAGGAACATTATATAATAGAAGAGGATTAGCAGAAAATTTAGTTAATGCAAAATATCAGCAGTTTAGGATGGATTTTTTTGATTATCACTATAATGGTTTAGATCTTTTTGAAAGTGAACCAGAAACTGCCATGAAAAATATTGTAAAGCTCATAAAAAATCTTGAGAAGGTTAGAGATCAAATAGATACACGTAGTGTACTCTTAAAAGTTTTTTTTGATGCTAAAGCAGGTGAGATTGTAGAGTATTTAAAAAATTATCCTGATAAATCAATTTTTGAAACACTTAAAAAAATTGACCCACCTCATATAGCAAAATATGAAGAAGCATTAAAATAA
- a CDS encoding aminotransferase class I/II-fold pyridoxal phosphate-dependent enzyme: MGVYPYFRPIEENEGPVVQIEGKKIVMAGSNNYLGLTAHPKVKEAAIKAVEKYGTGCSGSRYLTGTLDLHIELENRLAKFFGVEAVLLYSTGYQTAQGIITALVQKGEYVVSDKDNHACIVAGQIMARGATAELVRYKHNDMNDLERVLQKIPYEAGKLIVSDGVFSTGGEIVDLPTLVSLAKKYNARVLIDDAHAVGVIGKGGRGTASEFNLEKEVDLTMGTFSKTFASLGGFVAGPERVINYLKHHSSALIFSASPTPAAVAAALAALDILEQEPWRVQKLINNANKVRQGLKEAGFNIVDGRTAIVPVIVGDDNLAFQMWRKLFDAGVFVNVFISPGVPPGRQMMRTSYMSTHEDEHLEFIIDTFKKVGKELGLI, translated from the coding sequence ATGGGTGTATATCCTTACTTTAGACCCATTGAAGAAAATGAGGGACCTGTAGTACAAATTGAAGGTAAAAAAATTGTCATGGCAGGTTCCAACAATTATTTAGGATTAACTGCGCATCCCAAAGTAAAAGAAGCTGCTATAAAAGCAGTAGAAAAATATGGAACTGGTTGTTCGGGTTCTCGTTATCTTACAGGTACTTTAGATCTTCATATTGAATTAGAAAATCGCCTTGCTAAATTTTTTGGGGTAGAAGCAGTACTTCTTTACAGTACTGGTTACCAAACAGCACAAGGCATAATAACAGCATTGGTTCAAAAAGGTGAATATGTTGTATCCGACAAAGACAATCATGCTTGTATTGTAGCCGGTCAAATAATGGCACGCGGTGCAACTGCAGAACTTGTAAGATATAAACACAATGATATGAATGATCTTGAGAGGGTACTTCAAAAAATTCCTTATGAAGCAGGAAAATTAATCGTTAGCGATGGTGTATTCAGTACTGGAGGTGAAATTGTAGATTTACCAACTCTTGTAAGTTTAGCAAAAAAATATAATGCTCGAGTATTAATTGATGATGCTCATGCGGTAGGCGTAATTGGAAAAGGTGGTAGAGGAACGGCAAGTGAATTCAATTTAGAAAAAGAAGTTGATTTAACAATGGGAACTTTCAGTAAAACTTTTGCCTCTTTAGGAGGTTTTGTTGCAGGTCCAGAAAGAGTAATTAATTACTTAAAACATCATTCATCTGCATTAATCTTTAGTGCATCCCCTACTCCTGCAGCAGTAGCCGCTGCACTGGCAGCTTTAGATATTCTTGAACAAGAACCCTGGCGTGTTCAAAAATTAATTAATAATGCTAATAAAGTTCGTCAGGGACTTAAAGAAGCTGGTTTTAATATAGTTGATGGAAGAACAGCAATAGTACCTGTTATTGTTGGAGATGATAATTTAGCTTTTCAAATGTGGCGTAAATTGTTTGATGCTGGTGTATTCGTTAATGTGTTTATCTCTCCTGGTGTCCCACCAGGTAGACAAATGATGAGAACAAGTTATATGTCTACTCACGAAGATGAACATCTTGAATTTATTATCGATACATTTAAAAAAGTAGGAAAAGAATTAGGTTTAATTTAA
- a CDS encoding NAD-dependent epimerase/dehydratase family protein: protein MESKIISVVTGASGFVGSHMVDYLLSKGHTVKCILRKTSSTRWLKDKPVEIFYTGLFEKEKLKEILKDADYLFHIAGIVKAKEPEEYFKGNVETTRTLLEALSEIENKIKKVVIVSSQTACGPSLDGKPCTEETPEHPITTYGRSKLAEEQLAKSFMNKLPITIVRLPAVYGERDTEIYQVFKVYKMGIMTLVGFDEKKLNLSHVDDVVNGIYLAAISENSKGQTYFIASEKIYSWLEISDAIEKAFGKKAIIIRIPHLIVYTVAAFAEFFAMFSSKAATFNLEKAKDFVQKEWTCDVSKAKKELGYKQNVSLEEGIRRTVEWYKKMNWL, encoded by the coding sequence ATGGAATCGAAAATTATTTCAGTCGTTACAGGTGCTTCTGGTTTTGTAGGAAGCCATATGGTTGATTATTTATTATCAAAAGGTCATACTGTTAAATGTATTTTAAGAAAAACAAGTTCCACAAGATGGCTTAAAGATAAACCTGTTGAAATATTTTATACTGGACTATTTGAGAAAGAAAAACTAAAAGAGATATTGAAAGATGCAGATTATTTATTTCATATTGCTGGAATTGTTAAAGCAAAAGAACCAGAAGAATATTTCAAAGGAAATGTTGAAACAACAAGAACCTTGCTAGAAGCATTAAGTGAAATTGAAAATAAAATTAAAAAGGTAGTTATTGTTAGTAGCCAAACAGCCTGTGGTCCATCTTTAGATGGAAAACCATGCACTGAAGAAACACCTGAACATCCAATTACTACTTATGGTAGAAGCAAACTTGCCGAAGAACAACTGGCTAAAAGTTTTATGAATAAACTGCCAATAACAATTGTTAGATTGCCGGCTGTTTATGGTGAAAGAGATACAGAAATTTATCAGGTCTTTAAAGTTTACAAAATGGGAATAATGACACTTGTAGGCTTTGATGAAAAAAAACTTAACCTCAGTCATGTTGATGATGTAGTAAATGGAATTTATCTGGCTGCTATTTCAGAAAATTCGAAAGGACAAACATATTTTATAGCTTCAGAAAAAATTTATAGCTGGCTGGAAATTAGTGATGCAATTGAGAAAGCTTTTGGGAAAAAAGCAATAATTATACGTATCCCGCATTTGATAGTTTATACAGTAGCTGCCTTTGCAGAATTTTTTGCTATGTTTAGTTCTAAAGCTGCAACTTTTAATCTGGAAAAAGCAAAAGACTTTGTTCAAAAAGAATGGACCTGTGATGTTTCAAAGGCTAAGAAAGAATTGGGTTATAAACAAAATGTTTCGCTCGAAGAAGGAATTCGTAGAACTGTTGAATGGTATAAAAAAATGAACTGGTTATAA
- a CDS encoding c-type cytochrome domain-containing protein, giving the protein MNKKTVYNFLLIITFSLLLIYSCDDTITQEDLDNKIIPSSNVSYSQHIQPVFDAKCNYAGCHNDRDLAGGLSLTNYYNTTSDYLIVAPGLPDNSKLVWAIEGRGTNPMPPVGRWPLTKNQINGIRTWIKEGAKNN; this is encoded by the coding sequence ATGAACAAAAAAACAGTTTATAATTTTTTATTAATAATTACATTTAGTTTATTATTAATTTACAGCTGTGACGATACAATCACACAGGAAGATCTTGATAATAAAATTATTCCTTCTTCAAATGTAAGTTATTCGCAACATATACAACCAGTCTTTGATGCTAAATGCAACTATGCAGGATGTCACAATGATAGAGATTTAGCCGGAGGTTTAAGTCTAACAAATTATTATAATACTACTTCAGATTATTTAATTGTAGCACCTGGTTTACCGGATAATAGTAAGTTAGTCTGGGCAATAGAAGGAAGAGGAACCAATCCAATGCCACCTGTAGGAAGATGGCCATTAACAAAAAATCAAATTAATGGTATTAGAACCTGGATTAAAGAAGGAGCAAAGAATAATTAA